The Ornithodoros turicata isolate Travis chromosome 9, ASM3712646v1, whole genome shotgun sequence genome includes a region encoding these proteins:
- the LOC135368806 gene encoding cytochrome P450 4c3-like, whose protein sequence is MSSLMLTRILPNASQWVDVNASFIAVTSIVFLLALYAKTAFRHLRTYWYLRKVPRPLGQWSFKTLYEMWKTTSKMDGDLTDSAKSFIYFKRMFQRAMNDDIAVIYFGATPMLLGWSPETVEGILSKVDNQNKPFLYDFMKPWNGDGILTLETALWRVRRKAFTPAFHFKILDDYNPVMNRRSTKLVQKLEGYGGEYVDLLPVIRTAGFGIFFETAMGLNVDEEEEVKHYDLLRGMEVIGTRVVQRMLNFFLWSDITYGLCKESKAFYHYANKIRSYNTGVMRKKVAEYEESEGQKNKTNRFIDVMLRMFKEDGSLQEVDLVDEIVAAFVGGFETTSLSMSYALHLLGSHPEVQRKVHEELDVVFGDDKDRPVTKEDAKELKYLECVIKETLRLFPPLPILGRDFRTDTTIGGHTIPKGTVGLVLLYFLHRNPKVYENPNDFIPERFLETSAKHHPFAFIPFAGGLRNCLGQNYAKTEEKIVLSHILRNFRVISKVPTEDIKIDMELMLRPMDKLLVKFIPRDKAT, encoded by the exons ATGTCATCCTTAATGCTCACCAGGATACTTCCCAATGCTTCCCAGTGGGTCGACGTAAACGCCTCATTTATCGCGGTGACTTCAATTGTCTTCTTGCTGGCACTGTATGCAAAAACTGCGTTCCGACATTTAAGGACATACTGGTACCTACGAAAAGTGCCGCGGCCATTGGGTCAATGGTCCTTCAAGACGCTCTACgagatgtggaaaacgacgtcCAAAATGGATGGCGACCTTACGGACTCTGCGA aatctttcatttacttcaaaAGGATGTTTCAGCGCGCGATGAACGATGACATAGCTGTGATCTATTTCGGTGCCACCCCGATGCTTCTAGGCTGGTCGCCCGAAACAGTAGAG GGAATATTATCAAAAGTCGATAACCAGAACAAACCTTTCCTGTACGACTTCATGAAGCCCTGGAACGGCGACGGCATATTAACACT GGAAACGGCCCTGTGGAGGGTACGAAGAAAGGCTTTCACGCCCGCTTTCCATTTCAAGATACTCGACGACTACAACCCGGTCATGAATCGTCGCTCTACGAAGCTGGTGCAGAAACTTGAGGGCTACGGTGGCGAATACGTCGACCTCCTGCCTGTCATTCGAACGGCAGGATTCGGGATATTTTTCG AAACTGCCATGGGCTTGAACGTGGATGAAGAAGAGGAGGTAAAGCACTACGACCTTCTCAGAGGAATGGAAGT AATCGGGACTCGAGTTGTACAGCGGATGTTGAATTTTTTCTTGTGGTCCGACATCACGTACGGGCTTTGCAAGGAATCCAAAGCTTTTTACCACTACGCCAATAAAATCAGGAGCTACAATACCGGC GTTATGCGCAAGAAAGTAGCCGAGTACGAAGAATCAGAAGGACAGAAGAACAAGACCAATAGATTTATAGATGTCATGCTGAGGATGTTCAAGGAAGACGGAAGCCTGCAGGAAGTGGACCTCGTTGATGAAATCGTTGCTGCATTTGTTGGG GGTTTCGAGACGACATCGCTATCCATGTCGTATGCGTTGCATCTCCTGGGTTCACATCCTGAAGTGCAACGAAAGGTACACGAAGAACTCGACGTTGTCTTCGGGGATGATAAGGATCGCCCAGTTACGAAGGAAGACGCTAAAGAACTCAAGTACTTGGAGTGCGTTATCAAG GAAACTCTAAGGCTTTTCCCGCCACTGCcgatcctaggcagggattttCGGACAGATACCACTATTG GCGGCCACACCATTCCCAAAGGTACAGTCGGCCTGGTCCTGCTTTACTTCCTGCACCGAAATCCAAAGGTGTACGAGAATCCGAACGACTTCATCCCCGAACGGTTCCTAGAGACCAGCGCCAAGCATCACCCATTCGCGTTCATTCCCTTCGCCGGAGGTCTAAGGAACTGCCTTG GCCAGAACTACGCCAAGACCGAAGAGAAGATTGTGCTCTCCCACATACTTCGTAACTTTCGTGTTATTTCCAAAGTGCCAACCGAAGACATCAAAATCGACATGGAATTGATGCTTCGACCTATGGATAAGCTTCTCGTCAAGTTTATTCCTCGTGACAAAGCAACGTAG
- the LOC135368797 gene encoding cytochrome P450 4c3-like encodes MSSLVLNRILPNASKWFDVNVTSIAVTSVVLLVLLCAKTAFQHLRAYWYLRKVPRPLGQWSFKTLYQMWKATSKIEGDLTDSAKSFIYFKAMCQRAMSEDMAVIYFGTTPILLGWSPETAEGILSKLDNQNKPFLYNFMKPWNGDGVLTMHTTLWRARRKAFTPAFHFKILDDYNPVMNRRSAELVQKLAGYGDEFVDLLPVMRKAGFGIYFETAIGLNVNEEEDMKRHDLLKGMEVIGIGIAQRLLNLLMWSDATYKLHKCSRAFYHYANKIRSYNAGVMRKKLAEYESSGGENNKTNSFIDILLRMFKEGNLQEVDVIDEIVASYVGGYEATSLSMTYALHLLGSHPEVQRKVHEELDSVFGDDRERPVTKEDAKELRYLECVIKEAMRLFPPLPSFARDFRADTNIGGHTIPKGTVGLVLLYFLHRNPKVYERPTEFIPERFLDASIKYHPFSFLPFAGGQRNCIGQAYARAEERIVLAQILRNFHVFTEVPTEDIRLDMELMLRPLDKLLVKFIPRDVPT; translated from the exons ATGTCATCTTTGGTGCTCAACAGGATACTTCCCAATGCCTCCAAGTGGTTCGATGTAAACGTAACATCTATCGCGGTGACTTCAGTTGTTCTCCTGGTGCTTCTGTGCGCGAAAACCGCGTTCCAACATTTAAGGGCATACTGGTATCTACGAAAAGTGCCGCGACCATTGGGTCAATGGTCCTTCAAGACGCTCTACCAAATGTGGAAGGCGACGTCCAAAATAGAGGGCGACCTCACGGATTCTGCGA AATCGTTCATCTATTTCAAAGCAATGTGTCAGCGTGCCATGAGTGAAGACATGGCTGTGATCTATTTCGGTACCACCCCTATTCTTCTGGGCTGGTCACCTGAAACAGCAGAG GGAATATTGTCGAAACTCGATAACCAGAACAAGCCCTTTCTGTACAACTTCATGAAGCCTTGGAACGGAGATGGCGTGCTAACAAT GCACACCACCCTGTGGAGGGCACGAAGAAAGGCGTTCACGCCCGCTTTCCATTTCAAGATACTCGATGACTACAACCCGGTCATGAATCGACGCTCTGCAGAGCTGGTGCAGAAACTTGCGGGCTACGGTGATGAATTCGTCGACCTCCTTCCAGTCATGCGAAAAGCGGGATTCGGGATATATTTCG AAACTGCCATCGGCTTGAACGTAAACGAAGAGGAGGATATGAAGCGCCATGACCTTCTCAAAGGAATGGAAGT CATCGGAATCGGGATCGCACAACGGCTGTTAAATCTGCTCATGTGGTCGGATGCGACGTACAAACTTCACAAGTGCTCGAGAGCTTTTTATCACTACGCCAACAAGATTCGAAGCTACAATGCAGGC GTTATGCGCAAGAAACTAGCCGAGTATGAGTCATCAGGAGGAGAGAACAACAAGACCAACAGCTTTATAGATATCCTGCTCAGGATGTTTAAAGAAGGCAACCTGCAAGAAGTGGACGTTATTGATGAAATCGTTGCTTCTTATGTTGGG GGATACGAAGCGACATCGCTATCCATGACATACGCGTTGCATCTCCTGGGTTCACATCCCGAGGTGCAAAGAAAGGTCCACGAAGAACTAGATTCCGTCTTTGGGGACGATAGGGAACGTCCAGTTACAAAGGAAGACGCGAAAGAACTGAGGTATTTGGAGTGCGTTATCAAG GAAGCTATGAGACTCTTCCCGCCATTGCCATCGTTCGCCAGGGATTTTCGAGCGGATACCAACATCG GTGGCCACACCATTCCCAAGGGTACAGTCGGCCTGGTCCTGCTTTACTTCCTGCACCGCAATCCAAAGGTGTACGAAAGGCCAACCGAATTCATCCCTGAACGGTTCCTAGACGCAAGTATCAAGTACCACCCGTTCTCGTTCCTTCCCTTCGCGGGAGGACAGAGGAACTGCATTG GGCAAGCCTACGCGAGGGCCGAAGAGAGGATAGTGCTCGCCCAAatccttcgtaactttcatgttTTCACCGAAGTGCCAACTGAAGACATCAGACTCGACATGGAATTAATGCTTCGGCCATTGGATAAGCTTCTTGTCAAGTTTATTCCTCGTGACGTACCAACATAG
- the LOC135368800 gene encoding cytochrome P450 4c3-like yields MAVIATSRMLGIASIPWTTTLASICTVVLTGMLLINIKSILRWCRIYWYLRNVPRPFKQWSFFTVLDMWNSMSKMDGDLSYTAKAFKYFKMMFENAMHEDVSVMYFGTTPMLMGYSPDAVEGILSKNENQNKPFLYQFMAPWNGDGILTLETSLWRIRRKAFTPAFHFKILDEYVPVMNRRANALAHKLRLQEDYVDVLPVVRTAGLGIFYETALNVKVDEEKEVEQHFLLGAMEEIGAKIVSRMLNPLLWYDFLYNLTNDAKQFYHYARHLREYNTEVMCRKIEEYNAGGKEENKDSNRFIDIMMRMLKEDHSLRDVDVVDELVAAFIGGFETTAISTSFVLHLLGSHPEAQRKVHEELDAVFGDGPDGSVSHEDIKQLKYMDCVVKEALRLYPPLPIIAREFQTDTQIGKYTIPSGTVGLVMIYFLHRNPNVYESPDDFIPERFLDNKDRHPYAFVPFAGGLRNCIGQKYAKTEEKILLTHLLRQFKVESETPTKSLTIDMQLMLKTTEQLRVKFIPRKSQ; encoded by the exons ATGGCAGTGATAGCGACGAGTAGAATGTTAGGCATTGCCTCAATTCCGTGGACGACGACACTGGCCAGTATCTGCACGGTTGTGTTGACGGGAATGCTGCTGATAAACATCAAGTCGATCCTGCGATGGTGCAGGATATATTGGTATCTGCGCAATGTGCCACGGCCTTTCAAGCAATGGTCTTTCTTCACGGTACTGGACATGTGGAACTCAATGTCCAAGATGGACGGTGATCTTTCGTACACGGCAA AGGCTTTCAAATATTTCAAAATGATGTTCGAAAACGCAATGCACGAAGACGTCAGTGTCATGTACTTCGGAACAACACCTATGTTGATGGGATATTCTCCCGATGCTGTTGAG GGCATCCTGTCGAAGAACGAGAACCAGAACAAGCCCTTCCTTTATCAGTTTATGGCACCCTGGAACGGCGATGGAATTCTCACGTT GGAGACAAGTTTGTGGAGGATTCGACGAAAAGCTTTCACTCCCGCGTTCCACTTCAAAATTTTGGATGAGTACGTTCCCGTGATGAACCGAAGGGCCAACGCTCTGGCACACAAACTGAGGCTTCAGGAGGACTACGTCGACGTGCTGCCCGTCGTACGCACAGCTGGGTTAGGGATATTCTACG AGACAGCCTTGAACGTCAAAGttgacgaagaaaaagaagtggaGCAACATTTTCTTCTCGGAGCAATGGAAGA gattgGTGCGAAGATCGTATCACGAATGCTGAACCCTCTTCTCTGGTACGATTTCCTCTACAACCTCACGAATGATGCCAAGCAATTTTACCACTACGCAAGGCACCTGCGCGAGTACAACACCGAG GTTATGTGCAGGAAGATCGAAGAGTACAACGCCGGAGGCAAGGAAGAAAACAAGGACAGTAATAGGTTCATCGACATCATGATGAGGATGCTGAAGGAAGATCACAGTCTCCGCGATGTTGATGTGGTTGATGAGCTCGTGGCAGCGTTCATAGGG GGATTCGAAACGACTGCGATATCGACTTCATTCGTCCTGCACCTGCTTGGGTCACATCCTGAAGCTCAACGGAAGGTACACGAAGAACTCGACGCTGTTTTCGGGGATGGTCCCGACGGCAGCGTATCTCACGAGGACATCAAACAACTCAAGTACATGGATTGCGTGGTCAAA GAGGCGCTGCGTCTGTACCCGCCGCTGCCCATTATAGCGCGGGAATTTCAGACAGACACGCAAATAG GGAAATACACGATCCCGAGTGGCACAGTTGGCCTCGTTATGATATACTTCCTGCATAGGAATCCGAATGTTTACGAATCTCCCGACGACTTTATTCCGGAGCGCTTCTTGGACAACAAAGATAGGCACCCATATGCCTTCGTTCCTTTTGCCGGAGGACTCCGGAATTGCATAG GTCAGAAGTACGCCAAAACTGAGGAGAAAATACTGCTCACACACCTACTAAGACAATTCAAGGTGGAGTCTGAGACGCCGACGAAAAGCCTTACCATCGACATGCAATTGATGCTGAAAACGACGGAACAGCTTCGTGTCAAATTCATTCCGCGCAAAAGCCAGTAA